Proteins found in one Vicinamibacteria bacterium genomic segment:
- a CDS encoding cupin domain-containing protein: MTDNSRVKHVRWDDLPKEKLTAYLDRRIVAGDRSMVTHVYMKKGCLVPMHHHENEQLTYVLEGALKFWIGTEDAEPFVVRSGEVLVLPSNVPHKAEALEDTLDVDFFTPPRKDWLEGTDDYLRQQK, translated from the coding sequence GTGACCGATAACAGCCGAGTCAAGCACGTCCGCTGGGACGACCTGCCGAAGGAGAAGCTGACCGCGTACCTCGATCGCCGCATCGTCGCCGGCGACCGTTCGATGGTGACGCACGTGTACATGAAGAAGGGGTGCCTCGTGCCGATGCACCACCACGAGAACGAGCAGCTCACGTACGTTCTGGAGGGAGCGCTGAAGTTCTGGATCGGCACCGAGGACGCGGAGCCTTTCGTCGTTCGCTCCGGCGAGGTCCTGGTGCTGCCGTCCAACGTGCCGCACAAGGCCGAGGCTCTCGAGGATACCCTCGACGTCGATTTTTTCACCCCACCACGAAAAGACTGGCTCGAGGGAACCGACGACTACCTGCGCCAGCAAAAATAG
- a CDS encoding dihydrofolate reductase family protein: MFSGERVLVPILDELYTRLGAAEATVERLGRPMFTVAYAQSLDGSIAGERNRPIALSCDHSWQLTHELRAAHDAILVGIGTVIADNPRLTVRLVPGTDPRPIVVDSRLRLPREVHLLLEDRKPWVATTERAGDEAEAALRSRGADVLRLPALANGWVNLEALARRLADVGIAHVLVEGGSRILTSFLKARLVDYVVVTVSPQFVGGVAALARNELSPFPRLRSWRTERIGDDLVVAGELEFSDE, from the coding sequence ATGTTCTCCGGAGAACGGGTGCTCGTTCCGATTCTCGACGAGCTCTATACGCGGCTCGGCGCTGCCGAAGCGACGGTGGAACGTCTGGGCCGGCCGATGTTCACCGTCGCCTACGCCCAGAGCCTGGACGGCAGCATTGCCGGCGAGCGAAACCGCCCCATTGCTCTGAGCTGCGATCACTCCTGGCAGCTCACGCACGAGCTTCGGGCGGCCCATGACGCCATCCTCGTCGGGATCGGCACCGTCATCGCCGACAACCCGAGGCTTACGGTGCGCCTGGTGCCGGGTACCGATCCGAGGCCGATCGTCGTGGATTCCCGTTTGCGGCTGCCGCGAGAGGTCCATCTGCTCCTTGAAGATCGCAAGCCCTGGGTGGCGACCACCGAGCGAGCGGGAGACGAGGCCGAAGCGGCGCTTCGCTCCCGTGGCGCCGACGTGCTTCGTTTGCCCGCGCTCGCGAACGGCTGGGTGAACCTCGAGGCCCTGGCTCGTCGCCTCGCCGACGTCGGCATTGCCCACGTGCTGGTCGAGGGCGGCTCGCGCATCCTGACGAGCTTCCTCAAGGCCCGGCTCGTCGACTACGTCGTCGTCACCGTGTCGCCGCAATTCGTCGGAGGTGTCGCCGCGCTCGCGCGCAACGAGCTTTCCCCGTTTCCCCGCCTTCGCTCCTGGCGAACGGAACGCATCGGCGACGATCTGGTCGTTGCTGGAGAGCTCGAATTCTCCGAC
- a CDS encoding class I SAM-dependent methyltransferase, with protein MKRDWVRYLEAKRGVDDRALDRRVWERLEAELRAPGRPEIDIADIGAGTGTGLYRMVAWGLLRGFERVRYTAVEPDSELRERIRDNGYELPIEMTFVGSELDELTGLDRRFDLVVAHALLDLLPLEPTVDKLLAIGRRGGLLYCPITFDGETLLEPEVEADEAILETYHATMARKGRTGRLLFHALTSRGARVLEIGSSDWIVHPRDGRYPGDEQFFLQFLVDLIVEAVRDHIDEPVVNAWRKQRHRQILEANLVLVAHQMDVLAKIG; from the coding sequence GTGAAACGGGACTGGGTGCGATATCTCGAAGCGAAACGGGGCGTGGACGATCGCGCGCTCGACCGACGCGTCTGGGAGCGGCTCGAGGCTGAGCTTCGCGCCCCGGGCAGGCCAGAGATCGACATCGCCGACATCGGCGCCGGAACCGGGACCGGGCTTTACCGCATGGTGGCTTGGGGACTTCTCCGGGGCTTCGAGCGCGTGCGCTACACGGCGGTCGAGCCCGACTCCGAGCTGCGGGAGCGCATTCGTGACAATGGGTACGAGCTTCCCATCGAAATGACGTTCGTGGGCTCGGAGCTCGATGAGCTGACCGGGCTCGACCGCCGATTCGACCTCGTGGTCGCCCACGCCCTGCTGGACCTCCTGCCGCTGGAACCGACCGTCGACAAGCTTCTCGCGATCGGGAGACGCGGAGGACTTCTCTACTGTCCGATCACCTTCGACGGCGAGACGCTCCTCGAGCCCGAGGTCGAGGCCGACGAAGCTATCCTGGAGACGTACCATGCCACGATGGCCCGAAAGGGCCGGACCGGACGCTTGCTCTTCCACGCTCTGACGTCACGAGGCGCGCGCGTGCTCGAGATCGGAAGCTCGGACTGGATCGTTCATCCTCGAGACGGCCGATACCCTGGCGACGAACAATTCTTCCTCCAGTTCCTCGTGGACCTGATCGTCGAGGCGGTACGCGATCACATCGACGAACCTGTCGTAAACGCCTGGCGGAAACAGCGCCACCGACAGATCCTCGAAGCGAACCTCGTTCTCGTAGCGCACCAGATGGACGTCCTCGCGAAAATCGGCTGA